The sequence ATCCGCTCGCCATAAGCCACATTGCTGAGAAATTGATCGACCACTTTCTCATATGCTTCAGGACTGTCATCAGCAAGAAACGCATCAATCTGTGCCAGCGTGGGCGGGAGTCCCGTAAGATCCAGGGCCAGCCGGCGGATCAGGGTTTCTTTGCTGGCTTCAGGAGACGGCTCAAGGCCCTGCTGCTGCAGTTTCGAACCAATGAATGTATCAACTTCATTTTGCCCCCACCCATCAATGCCTGCAGGTAAAGTCGAACGGGCCGGCGGAATAAAAGACCAGTGCTCTTTGTACGCGGCGCCCTGCTCAATCCACTTAAAAATGTAGGCCTTCTCTTCTGCTGTGAGTTGCAAATTCGATTCAGGTGGTGGCATCATGTGTTCGGGATCATCCGTAATCAGGCGCTCAAAGATGGCGCTTTTACGTAAACTACCCGGCACAATGGCCCGGTTGCCTGTTTCTTCGAGGCGTTCGGTTGCAAAAACCTCATCATCCAGGCGCAAATCTGCTTCGCGTGCATTGTCGTCTGGTCCATGGCACGCGTAACACCGATCAGAAAGAATCGGCTTGACGTGGTAGTTGTAATCAACAACGTCTGGAAGCTTTGCTTCAGCCTCGACAACAGCCTCTGGCTTGTCAGGTGTACAGTGCAAACAGAAGGGTACCAACGCAAGAACAATGATCCAGCGTTTCATGAGCACAGTTTTTTTCTCCGACGACATACTAAACGAATACTACGACTCGTTAAGGCGTCGGTAGGTAGTTAGTATTTAGGGAAGGGTTACTGGTTGGAGACTATGCAGAAGTCTTCAGTCAGTAACCATTTATGTTCTGGTGGTGTATTGTCGTACTCATGCAGATATGTCGACAATCCGACGCATATCGCGTGAAATGCCGGCTCCGAAACGGGGGATTTTTCACATCTACAGCAAAAAATGGGTAACAGGAAGAAAAGATCTCGCTCAGAAACTGTCAAGCCAAATCGTGGCAATCGAAAGCCTGACGCCCGCATTATCGCCAAAGAGTGGCTCAGCTCCCTTGTGTTTGCGTTTGTAGCCATGCTCACGCTACATACCTTCATTTTTCAACCTTTTGTGGTGCCTACGCCTTCAATGGCCAATACAGTATTGCCAGGGGAATACCTTATTGTATCAAAATTACACTATGGTGCCCAAACCCCGCATACCATCGGCATTCCTTATACCGACCTGTATTTGAAAGGCGTACAGGTGCCGGCCTTTCGGCTTCCTGGCTTCAGCAAAATCAAACGTGGGGATGTAGTAGTTTTCCATTTACCCACGGAAACCGAGCACCCGATCAACAAGCGCCAGCCTTACCTTAAGCGTACCCTTGGTCTTCCCGGCGAGTCTCTTGCGATCAGAGACAAAGCTTTCTTTATAGACAACGCACCGATTGCAGACTTCGACGGGCTACAATTTTTCTGGGATGTCTACAAAACCGACCCACGCGTCAGCCTTTCTTATACAAAGCTAAAAGAGATGGGCGTGGAGGAAATTCTTCCGACCAATAACCGCCGGCTGGTACGCATTATAGCAACCGAAGCAACCGCAAAAGAAATTTCCACCTGGTCTTATGTTGAAAAAATAATCCCGTACATCGCAGATGAACGGGAGGCGCAAACACGGCTCTTTCCGTTCAACATATTACAAACCAACGATAATTATGGCCCCATATGGATCCCGAAGGCCGGCGAAGCACTCCCGCTGAACCAGGCAAACTGGGAGATCTATGGCAAGACGATCGCGCAATATGAAGAAGTAATCATCGAGCGTACGGATAACGGAGGCTTCAGCATCGACGGCAAGCCGGTTACCTCGTATCAATTCAAACAAGATTATTATTTCATGGTTGGCGATAACCGAGACAATTCGCTCGACAGTCGATATTGGGGATTTGTGCCGGCTGATCATATTTTGGGCAAAGCCGTCGCCCGTTTTTATTCATGGGATAAAGAGGCAGGATGGCCGCGTTTTGATCGTATGTTTGCGCGTATAAAGTGAAACACCTCACAGTTACGGACATTTGAACAGCAGCGAACCACCGAACTGTTAGTGACTGATGTCCCGGAACGAGAACTTTCTTGATGCCGCCCTTTTGCGAACCATGACCCTGCTGTCTACGCTAAACGTAGCCGCGGAACTGGCTTTTGGGATGCGAGAGCGCAAAGCCGGCCGCGACCCTGCTGCAGAAAATGAAGATGCTGTAGTACGGCCTGAACTTGAGGACCTCTGTACCACCCTTCGTACCCTCACCTTTCAACTTGAGTCTTCCAGCGCCCTCACAACGCTTGTTGATACGTCAGACGCAGCAGCGGTCCAAGCCTTTTCTGTTCAGCGGTATGTGGATCTGGTCAGGCTACAGAAAACCAACCAGCTTTTGCACAGAATGCATCAGCACCTGCTCAGCCTTTACCCTGCAATCGATGAATCTCTAGCTGAAGAGGCCCGCTTGCTGGAGATCGCCTGTGCAGCCGCTCGTGACGCAGAGCCTCAGTACTTTGCTGAACAACTGCACCCATTCCTGCAGCAACTGAAACCTTTTCTTCGCGCAGTATCCAGTAGCTAGCCTTTTACCCTCTGCGGGGAAGTGTGATGGTGACGGTGCAGCCTTCCGCACGTTTGCTAGCAATGCTCATTTCTCCCCCCAGCAGCGCAATCAATTGGCTTGCCAAAGAAAGTCCCAACCCGGAGCCCTCGTATCGTCGTCCCAATCCGGTAGATTCCTGCTTGAAAGGTTCACAAGCGTGCTTAACAAATTCAGGAGACATACCAATGCCGCTATCCTTCACCACAATCACAGCTTGCGTATCAGTAGGATCTACGTGTACATGCACACACCCGGCATCAGAAAACTGGATGGCATTTTGAACGATGGGCAACAGGGCACGCTTTAATGCCTGGGGATCGGACATAATCGTTATGCCTTCTGGCGCAGTCTCTTTGCGCAGTGTAATGGACTTTGCCTCAGCAGTTTCGCTGAGTGCTTCAAACGTATCATCTATCAACTGATCCAGATCAACCGTCTGGTTCTCGATTGGTACAATCCCCCCCTCAAGTGCAGCAAGCTCTATTACGGTCTCGAACGTTTCTTTTAGCCGCAAGCTACTCATTGTAATCCGTTCCGCCATTTCTGACACATTACCATCTCTGGAGGCAATAAGATCAGCATAGCCCATGATTGCATTTAATGGCGTGCGCACCTCGTGGCTCATATTCCGCAGAATCGACGTTTTTAACTTGTCAGACTCTTCCGCTTTCTCCTGAGCGGTAGCAAGTGCTTCGTTGAGTGTTTTTAAAGCGCTATTTTGAGCTTTGTGTTTGTGACGGGACATGACAAGAAATGCAACGAGGAGCGCTGTAAACAACAGACTGCTCGTAGTAAGCGCACCATGTACATCCCAGAAGTGCGCAAAAGACTGAAGTTCGGTTTCATCCAGACGCTGTGCGGCAGCTTGCTGACTGGATAGTATAATCCCCTCAACCCAGTATCTTACTGGACGACACAATTTTATACTTACCGCGAGTATACCAGAAAACATCTCTACATCCCGATACAGCGCGCGCACCCAGGGCGCCGCAAACAGGTCTCCGGAAAAGGACAGAAGACGGGAAATATGCAGCAGCCATCAACCCAAACCGGGTGGTTGACGACCAGATAGACTAGACTGCATTGGAAAAGATGTGGGTCATACAGGTGAATGTTGTAAAACCTGCACAATTAAGTCATTGCTTAATAACAATATTCCTGAATACTACTCTACTATTTCTGCGTTGAACATGTCATGATTGGGGTCGCCACTCGAAACGAGGTAGGCTACCAGATCCATCACTTCTTCAGCATTTAACCGGTTGAGGAGTCCGGCCGGCATGATCGATGCGGGAGACGGTTTTGTATTCGCAACATCAGCCTTCGCGATGGTACTTTTTTGCGCAGGGTCGTACGGGTTTTGATTGATCACATATGCTGCTTCATCCTGCGAAATAATGCGTCCTACAGCAGTACCGCCATCATTAAGCGTAAAGACGGTTGCCTGGTATTGATCAGAAATTGCGTCACTAGGTGAGATGATGGCTTCGATCAAATCGTTGCGTCCGAACCGGGTGCCTACCTGTGACAAATCCGGCCCGATATTGCCGCCTTCTCCATGCATGGTATGACAGGCCTGGCACAAGGCAGCAGTGTACATTTTTTTGCCCTGTTCAAAGTTACGCGGTAAGACCAATTCATCTGCGCTTGTCATTTTCTTGACCTCGCCCTGCATCCAGGTGCTGCCTGGTCCGGCGGGCTGGGGCAAGCTGGCGAAGTCTACAGCCGGCGCATTAAATTCTACTACAAGATCTGCCAACATTTCGCGTTCGTCATCTGGGGTGTTCCGCAGTGCCCGCTGGCGAAATTGATCGATAAACCCAACATAACTCCGACCACCACTACGCGACATCGAATCAAAATACCACTGCATATACCGCTTGCGCGTATCCATTGTCCAGCCTTCTGTCGCATTGCTAAGTGAAACAGCGTGAGCAATTTCAGCCGCCGAG comes from Bacteroidota bacterium and encodes:
- a CDS encoding DUF1549 domain-containing protein — translated: MKRWIIVLALVPFCLHCTPDKPEAVVEAEAKLPDVVDYNYHVKPILSDRCYACHGPDDNAREADLRLDDEVFATERLEETGNRAIVPGSLRKSAIFERLITDDPEHMMPPPESNLQLTAEEKAYIFKWIEQGAAYKEHWSFIPPARSTLPAGIDGWGQNEVDTFIGSKLQQQGLEPSPEASKETLIRRLALDLTGLPPTLAQIDAFLADDSPEAYEKVVDQFLSNVAYGER
- a CDS encoding HAMP domain-containing sensor histidine kinase, encoding MCRPVRYWVEGIILSSQQAAAQRLDETELQSFAHFWDVHGALTTSSLLFTALLVAFLVMSRHKHKAQNSALKTLNEALATAQEKAEESDKLKTSILRNMSHEVRTPLNAIMGYADLIASRDGNVSEMAERITMSSLRLKETFETVIELAALEGGIVPIENQTVDLDQLIDDTFEALSETAEAKSITLRKETAPEGITIMSDPQALKRALLPIVQNAIQFSDAGCVHVHVDPTDTQAVIVVKDSGIGMSPEFVKHACEPFKQESTGLGRRYEGSGLGLSLASQLIALLGGEMSIASKRAEGCTVTITLPRRG
- the lepB gene encoding signal peptidase I produces the protein MGNRKKRSRSETVKPNRGNRKPDARIIAKEWLSSLVFAFVAMLTLHTFIFQPFVVPTPSMANTVLPGEYLIVSKLHYGAQTPHTIGIPYTDLYLKGVQVPAFRLPGFSKIKRGDVVVFHLPTETEHPINKRQPYLKRTLGLPGESLAIRDKAFFIDNAPIADFDGLQFFWDVYKTDPRVSLSYTKLKEMGVEEILPTNNRRLVRIIATEATAKEISTWSYVEKIIPYIADEREAQTRLFPFNILQTNDNYGPIWIPKAGEALPLNQANWEIYGKTIAQYEEVIIERTDNGGFSIDGKPVTSYQFKQDYYFMVGDNRDNSLDSRYWGFVPADHILGKAVARFYSWDKEAGWPRFDRMFARIK